A stretch of the Sorangium aterium genome encodes the following:
- a CDS encoding CAP domain-containing protein — protein MDGQRRRRSGALWLGLVAVSAHALGCGASAAKEPAEGPSGGTAREGATEESARPSEGKAAGVEASGEAQGAQAPPAPGQQMTRAEAGRYVLGLVNRDRAAHKLPPVRWDETAARAGRRHAEDMVRIGFTGHWGSDGSVPEERYTAAGGDGFPMENAGCFADAIPRELDPDPRFSAESLERVHQAFMNERPPADGHRRNVLTASHTSLGVGLAKAKGFDIACVAQEFVDDYGTYQPLPRRAKIGERIRVGGELAAPAKIAGVGISRVEAGKPLKPEKLLKMGGYPIPPPYATFFPKGFKTPIPLQVTGNRFDIQVPLDDRGRPGLYGVSVWATFPPSDELKMVSLRTIDVVGKGGAR, from the coding sequence ATGGATGGTCAGCGAAGACGCCGGTCCGGAGCGCTCTGGCTCGGGCTCGTCGCCGTGAGCGCCCACGCGCTCGGGTGCGGCGCCAGCGCCGCGAAGGAGCCGGCGGAGGGGCCCTCCGGGGGCACGGCAAGAGAAGGCGCGACGGAGGAGAGCGCGCGCCCCTCGGAGGGCAAGGCCGCCGGCGTGGAGGCCAGCGGCGAGGCCCAGGGCGCCCAGGCCCCGCCCGCGCCGGGCCAGCAGATGACCCGCGCGGAGGCAGGCCGGTACGTGCTCGGCCTCGTGAACCGCGATCGCGCGGCGCACAAGCTGCCGCCCGTCCGGTGGGACGAGACAGCGGCGCGCGCGGGGCGGCGGCACGCCGAGGACATGGTCCGGATCGGCTTCACCGGCCATTGGGGCAGCGACGGCTCGGTCCCGGAGGAGCGCTACACGGCCGCGGGCGGCGACGGGTTCCCGATGGAGAACGCCGGCTGCTTCGCCGACGCGATCCCCCGCGAGCTCGATCCGGATCCGCGCTTCTCCGCGGAGAGCCTCGAGCGCGTGCACCAGGCCTTCATGAACGAGAGGCCCCCGGCCGACGGGCACCGGCGCAACGTGCTCACAGCGTCGCACACGTCGCTCGGGGTCGGGCTGGCCAAGGCGAAGGGGTTCGACATCGCCTGCGTGGCGCAGGAGTTCGTCGACGACTACGGGACGTACCAGCCGCTGCCCAGGCGGGCGAAGATCGGCGAGCGGATCCGGGTGGGCGGCGAGCTCGCCGCGCCGGCGAAGATCGCGGGCGTCGGGATCTCACGGGTCGAGGCGGGGAAGCCGCTCAAGCCGGAGAAGCTGCTCAAGATGGGCGGATACCCGATCCCGCCGCCCTACGCGACGTTCTTCCCGAAGGGCTTCAAGACGCCTATTCCTCTCCAGGTGACCGGCAATCGATTCGACATCCAGGTCCCGCTGGACGACCGCGGGCGGCCCGGGCTCTACGGCGTCAGCGTCTGGGCGACGTTCCCCCCCTCGGATGAGCTCAAGATGGTCTCGCTCCGCACGATCGACGTCGTCGGCAAGGGAGGCGCGCGATGA
- a CDS encoding DMT family transporter — protein MRYVSTSSSSQGAVAAHPPGASAIVLAAEREGRAAHPTAGVLWMLLAQSLFAAMNVLARLSSAHAPWPEVAASRTMVGAATALGVALVRRAPLTMGRGDRRLAWARSLCGTGAMLCGFYTLGTPQIALGDAVTLGATSPIFVAILAPRLLGERTSPRLWLATLLAFAGVGLVAAPRLAIAGEIALIATLGAVFSAFAMIWLRRIGAGGERASPEAIALHFSLVASAAMVALSIPVWRTPDALGAVLLIGTGLAGGLAQLAMTRAYALDSAARIGAIGYLGVVLSHVLAAAWLGESPSADQLLGTALVMAAGLWLASQALRDARRPAR, from the coding sequence ATGCGCTACGTGAGCACGTCGTCATCGTCGCAGGGCGCCGTCGCCGCGCACCCGCCCGGGGCCTCCGCGATCGTCCTCGCCGCGGAGCGCGAGGGGCGCGCGGCGCACCCGACCGCGGGCGTCCTGTGGATGCTCCTGGCCCAGTCGCTCTTCGCCGCGATGAACGTCCTCGCGCGGCTCTCCTCGGCGCACGCGCCGTGGCCCGAGGTGGCGGCGTCGCGCACGATGGTGGGCGCGGCCACCGCGCTCGGCGTCGCGCTCGTCCGCCGGGCGCCGCTCACCATGGGTCGGGGCGACCGGCGGCTCGCGTGGGCGCGCTCGCTCTGCGGCACCGGGGCGATGCTCTGCGGCTTCTACACGCTCGGCACGCCGCAGATCGCGCTCGGCGACGCGGTCACGCTCGGCGCGACGAGCCCGATCTTCGTCGCGATCCTCGCCCCGCGGCTGCTCGGCGAGCGGACGAGCCCGCGCCTCTGGCTCGCGACCCTGCTCGCCTTCGCGGGCGTCGGGCTGGTCGCCGCGCCGAGGCTCGCGATCGCGGGCGAGATCGCGCTCATCGCCACGCTCGGCGCCGTCTTCTCCGCGTTCGCCATGATCTGGCTGCGCAGGATCGGCGCCGGCGGGGAGCGCGCGAGCCCCGAGGCGATCGCGCTGCACTTCTCGCTCGTGGCGAGCGCCGCGATGGTCGCGCTGTCGATCCCGGTCTGGCGGACGCCCGACGCGCTCGGCGCCGTCCTGCTGATCGGGACGGGGCTCGCCGGCGGCCTCGCGCAGCTCGCGATGACGCGCGCCTACGCGCTCGACAGCGCGGCGCGCATCGGCGCGATCGGTTACCTCGGGGTCGTCCTGTCGCACGTGCTCGCCGCCGCCTGGCTCGGCGAGAGCCCGTCGGCGGACCAGCTGCTCGGGACGGCGCTCGTGATGGCGGCCGGCCTGTGGCTCGCTTCCCAGGCGCTGCGCGACGCGCGGCGGCCGGCGCGTTGA